In Zingiber officinale cultivar Zhangliang chromosome 1A, Zo_v1.1, whole genome shotgun sequence, a genomic segment contains:
- the LOC122023621 gene encoding protein EXORDIUM-like 3, producing MSGGGGGSLSTFFALGFVVVAMASFGQFGVVAWRPWPRHFGKNATLAAAGVAAPALGESKKYEGSSEFVMLRYHMGPVLTTNITVHPIWYGSWLPSQKHILRCFLRSISAPATPSPSVAAWWRTVRLYTDQTGANISAAVVLGAERSDRRYSHGRKLSRLAIQSVIRDAVAAPRRPLPVNPRGGLYLVLTSDDVAVQDFCLTVCGFHYFTFPAIVGYTLPYAWVGNSAAQCPGICAYPFAVPPFAVGLRTPERPPNGDVGVDGMVSVVAHELAEMASNPLVNAWYAGEDPSFPTEIADLCEGIYGTGGGGAYTGQLLVDAGSGASYNVNGIGGSKFLVQWIWNPYLSYCSGPNALDHQ from the coding sequence ATGTCGGGTGGTGGTGGTGGAAGTTTGTCCACCTTCTTCGCTCTCGGCTTCGTGGTTGTGGCCATGGCGAGCTTCGGTCAGTTCGGGGTGGTCGCATGGCGGCCGTGGCCACGCCATTTCGGTAAAAATGCCACCTTGGCCGCCGCCGGCGTAGCGGCGCCGGCGCTGGGGGAGTCGAAGAAGTACGAGGGGTCGTCGGAGTTCGTCATGCTCCGGTACCACATGGGCCCTGTGCTCACCACCAACATCACCGTCCACCCCATTTGGTACGGCAGCTGGTTGCCGTCGCAGAAGCACATCCTCCGCTGCTTCCTCCGCTCCATCTCCGCCCCCGCCACACCCAGCCCCTCCGTCGCCGCCTGGTGGCGTACTGTCCGCCTCTACACTGACCAGACCGGCGCCAACATCTCCGCCGCTGTTGTCCTTGGTGCTGAACGCTCAGACCGGCGATACTCCCACGGCCGCAAGCTCTCCCGCTTGGCGATCCAGAGCGTGATCCGCGACGCCGTGGCGGCGCCCCGCCGCCCGCTCCCCGTCAACCCCCGCGGCGGGCTCTACCTTGTCCTCACCTCCGACGACGTTGCCGTGCAGGACTTCTGCCTCACCGTCTGCGGCTTCCACTACTTCACCTTCCCGGCCATCGTCGGCTACACGCTCCCCTACGCGTGGGTGGGCAACTCCGCCGCCCAGTGCCCGGGGATCTGCGCCTACCCCTTCGCCGTCCCGCCCTTCGCCGTCGGCCTCCGCACGCCGGAGCGGCCGCCCAACGGCGACGTCGGCGTCGACGGCATGGTCAGCGTGGTGGCGCACGAGCTGGCGGAGATGGCATCCAACCCGCTTGTGAACGCGTGGTACGCCGGCGAGGACCCCTCTTTCCCGACCGAGATCGCCGACCTCTGCGAGGGCATCTACGGCACCGGCGGCGGCGGAGCCTATACGGGGCAGCTACTCGTCGACGCCGGCAGCGGCGCTTCCTACAACGTGAACGGCATCGGCGGAAGCAAATTCCTGGTCCAGTGGATTTGGAACCCGTACTTGAGCTACTGCAGCGGACCCAACGCACTCGATCATCAGTAG